The genome window ggtgtgatattcaattCAATATCAGCAACCTAATTAAATTGTTCCCTAAACATAGAGTAAATGTGTTCACCAGCAAGGTAATAATATGTACTAATTTTCAATTATAAGAGACTTCTAATAAGGAAATATAGCTATTAGGTTATGTCAAGGTAAGCATAGTTTATAAAGAATATGTTGCAGAATAAAGTTAATACAacattttagtaataaataataaactgctttcttatctataaaagggaacaaaacctgcaatttgacttttagatgtcaaaactgaatttatatgtatatgtgtatgtagtataatatatatatttaacatctattttacaccatctaaaataatgaaaaagaaaaaataaaaataaaaaaatttgaaaagtgtgacgtcttttgaagagggttgagaaaccacacgtccatagaattgaagttttgtgagaccacatgtggtggggcgcaaacctctctcaaagcgtcttaaaaacgcgggggaacactgtaccctcgggcgttttgggcctttttttgactggtagtgctaccacaaagcgccgaacgaggagtggactttggtcaaaataaccatggtcaaacggctaactttaaaaaaaaacggtttttgttttaaaaatctatactatattcgcactttcgtaccgtgtcacgcactatctatatcagtcgtcgttccaggaaaaaacaataactattatgcatgtcgtgcatcgcacgggtgtTCCCCCTAGTATATAAGTAAAAACAAGAAGTTTTAAACGTTTTTATATCCTAGTCATTTAGTATATATTAAGAATTTGTTATCCTCGCCTACGTCTTAACTAGTCATTGAATGTTGAATATATATAAGTAAAAACAAGAAGTTTTAAACGTTTTTATATCCTAGTCATTTAGTATATATTAAGAGCCTATTTGTTATCCTCGCCTACTTCTTAACGTTTTATTTGATATTATCATGGACGACCCTTTGTGGCACCAATAGCGATCTTCAACTAAGCTCTAACACATAACTTTAACATATAAAGAAATCAACTCAATCTCAAAAATGGCACAAACATATAAAGAAATCAACTCGAATTTAAAAAAAGGGCTCACGAATGAAGATCGAGCTTTTAAAAAAGAAATTTAAACAAGTCGAAATGGAACCTGAGTTCCATTAAGTTAAACGAGACATATCAAATATATCAAATATTGACATTTGACAAGTCCGGATTTAACTCGACTCGTTTATTCCATACTCGTACACCCACTTTAATGGTTAAAATACGTATACAAatgtggtggagtggtaagggagagtcTTGGTGTTCTAAGGGACCCAAGTTCGATTCCTGCCCTTCCCATTATTTTCTgtggcacctggtgatgatgggagactaggcgaacAAGTGTGGAGATCGCTAGTTCCATCCTTGAACTGATCGGGTTTTatctcaccgcactgtcgtgccttcggttgagtgttcacgggcttcagCCCTAGGTGAGAGTTTTCCTCGATTCAGAGATGGGTGTATTCCGATATTATGAATTTCGCGAGTAGCGTATTTGAAGGATCTATTGAACGTTAAATAAAAAATACGTATACAAACGtaaaaagaaacccaataaaagAAGAGAAAAGCTAGCTACACACCCAATAAACCGTCTTTCACTCTTTCCGATGCCAAAACGACGTCGTAACCACCATCCACCGTTGATCAACAATCCAAGGGTCAGAATTCATCACAACTTATCCCAGAGCTTTAAATACCAAAAAACAGAGCATTCATCTTCACAAACCCATTTTTTCTTCACAATTCTCTCCATCTTCACACAACACACAATGCTTTTCAACCAAATTTCACAATAATCAATCCTATCAATCCTCAGTAAGTtctcctcttcacaataatcatcaCAATCAGATCTAAACTTCTTCTTGTTCTTCAACTATTCTTCAATCAACACTTGTTTGACTAAATTCCGTTTCAATTTTGCAGGTTTCTCAACAATTTATTTTCAACAAAGAGTTAACTAATTTTGCTACTGGTTGATGAACCTGTTAGGGCTTGTATCTTGAGAAATTATGGATAGATTAGAGAAGAGTGGAGTTGTAGGGTTTAAACAACCGGAAACAACAACAGATTTGTTTCTAAAATGGGGGAATAAGAAGAGGCTTAGGTGTGTAAGGATGAGAGATCCGGACGATGCTGCAGATCCGTCGTATGCCGTTTCCGGCCGCCGGAGGATTCGCCGGAGAATTAACTCCAGATTTGTTACGTTTCCGTCcgataataacaacaacaaccacagccacaataataattataataacaataataatattaaacaacaAGCTTCTGTTCCATCACAACATACTCGTCTCACAAGGTAACactaattttcaaaaaaaaaaaaaaaaacattcacaGAAACTTACAAATTTCCGAAAATCTGATCTTAATTTTGATATTTTATTGAGATCAGATGCGGATTTGTTTATAATTTGTAATAACATTTGATGGTTTTAGTAGAAACAAGATTTTCCCCAAATTTTCAGATTATTTGATCTGGCTTTTGTTTTTTATTCAATTTTGACCTATTTTTCTGATACAGATGATGATTCTTGTAAATTGTACTCGCGGTTGAAAAATTTCAGTAGAAGCAAgattttttttccaaattttCCGATAATTTGATCTGGATtttgatatttttcaattttgacCTGATTTTATAGTGTTATGATGATTCGTTTGTAAATTTCAGTAGaaacaatatttttttattcTTCAAATTTCTGAAAATCTGATCTGGATTTTGAAGGTTATTCAGTTTTGACTTAATTTTATGATAATTTCTGGAGTTCAGTTGATGATTTGTTTGTAACTTTCAGTAGAAACACtctttttttccaaaaatttttgATAATCTGATCTTAGTTTTGATGTTTATTTTGACCTAATTTTCTGATAATTTATGTAGATCAGATGATGATCTGTTTTAAATTACACAACGTTGAAAATTTTAGTAGAAACAAGAATTTTCCCCAATTTTTTCGCAAATTTTGACATAATTTTGATATTTTGGATGACAGGAATTCTGAAACGGCGGTTAATCTGAGATCGGAGAGTCACCGGAAACCGTCACCGGAGAAGGAGGTGAGTAGGCCTACTGTATCTCCGGTGGACGGTGGTGTAGGGGATCAAAAGGTGAAACACGTGTGGCCAAAACTGTACATAACATTATCAagcaaagagaaagaagaagatttCATGGCAATGAAAGGTTGTAAGCCTTCTCATAGACCTAAAAAGAGACCCAAAGCCATTCAAAGAAGTTTGCTTGTAAGTTATTCAACAGTCCGGATGAGCTCGGTATCAACCGGTATTGGTATCGAAAATCTTCAAAAACAggtaccggtatcgaaaataccTGGTATGATTTGATACAGCCTTACCAAACCGTTAAATACCGGTTCGATACCTGTATCCGGTACTATTTGCTCATCCGTGTTTATCACACACAAAACactattattttgtgtttttggAAGATGTTTTTATGGGTTTATGATTTTTGTTTTGTGTTGTTGTTTCAGTTGGTGAGTCCTGGAGCATGGTTGACTGATATATGTCAAGATAGATATGATGTCATAGAAAAGAAGAATACCAAGAAGGTAAGTTATTAAATCAAGCTGGTGGCTTGTAACTTGTGCATTAAAAGTTGTACTCTTATACTCTTTTTGGGATTaaatttttattttacaaaaaaatgagTAATTTTTATAGCAAATTTTTGTGGCATGCTTTGATCACTTGTAACTTGTGTTTTAAAAACTGTACGTTCGTCTCGGGTTACCGTTCGTATCTTCTAAGAAAAATGGGTCTTGTTTTTTACGCTACGTTCTCGAGTTTCATTAAATGAGAGAAAAGAAAAGATTTGGAAGGAAAtaattttttgttgtgttcaagAGTTTCATTAAAGGAGAGAAAAGAGGAGAAAATGAGAGATTTTTTGTCTAAAATTTATCTTTCTAATTTGGAAAGAACtagagagaaaagaaaagaaaatgaaagaatcctttctttttctctctttaatttaACTTGGGAACACATTGTTAGAGTAAACTGTGAAAATGGTTCCTGAGGGTTGGTCACTTTTGTTATTTTAGTCTAAaattcaaaccttttaaatctgggtccctatggtttcaattttgttgcaattttcatccaaaatcaaaatctagtcaggtttatcaattaacatctagttttttttttgtctttttttctcCATTTTAGTGAAGAACAAAATGatcagattttttttaatttgttataataaaacattaaaagaccattttgcccttcattaaaaaggggaaaaacaaaaaaaactggatgttaattAAAATATCTAacaagattttgattttggatgaaaatgaaaacAAGAATTGAAACCACATGagccagattcaaaaggtttcaCTTTTGgattaaagtgacaaaagtgaccaaaccttagggaccattTTGTCAGTTTATCTGTTTTTTATATTAGATCTTTGTGTCATGGTTTGAAGACTTGTAATTTGTGCTTCAAAAGTTGTACGTGTGTCCAACACTATACACtcgttttgggtttttttttatttaccttTCAAGATAAATGGATTcaattatttatagaaaaaaatTGGGTCATGTTTTGATAACTTGTTCTTTAAAAGCTGTACGTTTGTGTCAAATTATACACTTATCTTGGGCTCCATTTTTACATTCCAAGATTAAAAAAGCTGTACGTTTGTGTCAAATTATACACTTATCTTGGGCTCCATTTTTACATTCCAAGATTAAATGGGGTTAATTTTATATATCGACTCTTTGGGGGTATGCTTTGATAACTTGTAACTTGTGCTTTATATTCTGTTGCTCTACATTgtcatttagttttttttttctttttaactaaTTTGTATTTTATAAGgttacttttttttttatctCTTTTGACAACTACATCGCGTATCAGGACATACCGCAATGCCCTATGTTTTTTTTTGAGGGCATGCTTTGATAACTTGTTCTTCAAAGCTAGTTTTTTTGACACGGTGTGAAGAGTCAATGAGAAGTGGCTTGTAACTTGTGCTTTAAGCGTAGTACTTCTTACCTAACTTAGGTATTTGGTACAACTGTTACTATTGGGTCATTCTTTAATGACATGTAACTCTACTTTAAAAGTTGTACGTTTGGGCTTGTTTTAGACCATTTCAATGcattaaaggtttttttttttttttttttttttttttttttttttgtacatgTTATCGTTTCGAACAtgttaataataattaaaaatgtTAATGTTGGTGTTATGTGCAGAGACCAAGGGGATTGAAGGCCATGGGAAGCATGGAGAGTGATTCAGAATGATGAATGTGTACACACCCATCTATTTTTGTAAATGTgttatttcatttttttaatattaattaaaatgaaaatttattTCTTCATTCATTATCTCATTGGTAGTTTTGCTGGTGTCATGATGATACTTTAGTGACTCGTTAGTGGTCCAAATTTAGATGGataattcattaaaaataacTAACCCATATTTCCTTAATGCAAATAAAAAgaattttaattaattattttgtgTAAACATTAATAtaattataacataattaaaatatatttacacaaaaaaaaaatacatttttaacCAGAATTTACGGCTTGGCTTTCTAGTTCGTTAAATTATTCTGGTCAATATTGTCGTTCAAGATGGGCCATTTTCTCATTATGTTATTTTATCCCGATATGAAGAAACCTCACTCTAGCCACCTTTGTTGACCTCAAACAACACACTACTCCACAAAGATTCATGAtatgttcaaaagaaaaaaaaaagattcacGAAACCTATGAAGGATAATTGATAATGAATCGGTTAGGTTAGTGTTGACAAATTTTCTTTTTACTGGGCCCTTGTTTCATAAAATGACGAACTGAACCGGATGAGTTGGGTGGGTTGGCCGGACTAGCTAGTCAGACTGTTTGAACTATTATGTTTTTTCCTAAAATCTTtaatttgtattaaaaaaattaaatggtAAAGATGGTTTCCGGTTATGATACATGTATGTAACAAAATATTTAAAACTGAATAGTGTGGATTTCATATCGACCAACTTGCTTCTTTTAGACGTTTGGTTCAATAAGTGCTAACAGTTTATGAACATCCCTAATCAAACCACATATATCATCAACCCTTCAGGATTTTGGATTATTAGGTTGGGTGGACGACTTAAAAAAGTAATTTATAGCACCATCGCGTATGTTATTTGAACTTGAGACCTGTTTTAGAACATGGTGAATCCTTTTTGTTCGACCAACTCTCCAAACATTGCATTGAAATCGATCATCCCCATCACGAGAGATTTGTTTAAATCGGCATTAAGGGAGAGATGAATATGTCATTTGATAATAAAAATGGTATTTTTCCAAATAACAACAGGTGCATAATATGATGGGGGTGAAGTTGAGAGATTTGGTATAGGTCAAATGGCTTAAATTGAAGATGGGTgaaagtcaaatggcttaaattCAACTAAGCAAATAAGTGGATGGTAGAATGATCATTGAACTATTATGACCATATTTTTTGTGTGGTAGGGGTAGGGCTGtttacgagccgagccgaaccgagcggacctttgctcgtgcttgactcgtttacaaaccgaacagagcggagcggctcatttaaaaccgagcctcAAATCAAACGAGCATTGTTCGAGCAATAAAAattccgagcgagcgtcgagcaaagttcgagcgatttggacaaccgtatcgcccgatttaaatttgctgagagagGTAGTGACAATTGGGTCTCAAgcttttatgtctttaaaaacatgcaCATTTAATGGCACAATATTTTTCTTATtaataacaatgttgtggccgacgaggCGATGATCATATGGCACGAACAATTATGTTGAGAGCAGAAAacgatcgacttagggtaacgacttgaaacattgaggcgatgaACAAACTATCTTTTatcggtttagggtttaacttttagttttaatattaatttttttattggcgtggttgggctagtacgtatagatatTGTTGTAAATTTGTATACCGCTGATCTAAATCTAATACAGTGGtacatataaaactataaatttaatttatagtttaagtatatatgtatgtgtaagtgtgtattatgtataatttatatttgtgtatatatatgtgtgtgtaaatACATAttaatatatgtatgtgtataggTATAAGTATATGTatactaattaaaataataattcgagccgaaccgagcagagcggctcgttttcaatcgagcgtcaaatcgaacgagcatttttcgagcagtttccgaacgagcgtcgagcgagcgaCGAGCGTCGAGCGATTTGAACGGCCCTAGGTAGGGGTTTGAAAGGACTTCTATTTACTACTCTAAGATATATGTATAGAGAGAATAAACTATTAAAGAATGAGAGGAGTAAATCATGGAAAAAATTCTGTCTCAAATTTGTACCAAATTAGACTAAACCAAAAGTGGCTTAGAGATAAAAACAAGTCGTTAAATTATGGACAACACGGGTGATGCACTTTTGTTTTACACAGGGTATGTATCTTTTGTCAATATATGCATTATCTTGTAAAAATCATTTAAAAGAAAACTTAACTTGAAGGGTGTAACGGGTGTATGCCTAATGAGATGAGGGGAAATTTCTACTCACTTAATCATATTGTGCCATGTCATTTTTCCTCTTGTCCAAAAACACAAGGGGTGGTTTTCCTCAAACCATTTAAAAAAATAAGGACAttcgtagtcataaagcccttttgtgggcgttatgcgacacgtgtcgtgccacgtcacacaggggctttatgtggcgttatatcactagagcccgtagtcataaagcccctaccta of Helianthus annuus cultivar XRQ/B chromosome 1, HanXRQr2.0-SUNRISE, whole genome shotgun sequence contains these proteins:
- the LOC110879242 gene encoding uncharacterized protein LOC110879242 — encoded protein: MDRLEKSGVVGFKQPETTTDLFLKWGNKKRLRCVRMRDPDDAADPSYAVSGRRRIRRRINSRFVTFPSDNNNNNHSHNNNYNNNNNIKQQASVPSQHTRLTRNSETAVNLRSESHRKPSPEKEVSRPTVSPVDGGVGDQKVKHVWPKLYITLSSKEKEEDFMAMKGCKPSHRPKKRPKAIQRSLLLVSPGAWLTDICQDRYDVIEKKNTKKRPRGLKAMGSMESDSE